The DNA window TTGGCGATTTTTACCGCCGGGGCCTACGGCTTTACCATGGCCGGCAATTACAACGCCCGTCCCCTCTGTGCCGAAGTGCTGGTGGACGGCAGCCGATTCGCCGTCATCCGCCGCCGCCAGACCTATGAAGACCTCATTGCACCGGAGAAAATAGACTTGTCCTGGCTGCCCGGTCAGCCCGCAAAATAATTTTTGCTTTCTTTTTCTCCCGCGGCTATACTCGCTCTCGCGTCCCAGGGAAGAGTCGGGGCATGGAGAGGAGTTTGCCTATGTTATCACGTTTGTATTCGGTGACGGTCGAGGGAATTGAAGGGGTGCTCTGTGAGGTGGAGGTGGATGTCTCCCGCGGCGGTTTTGAACGGCCGGTTATTGTGGGGCTGCCCGATACAGCTGTCAAGGAGAGCATCGAACGAGTCCGCAGCGCTGTCATCAACTCCGGTTTTCGCTATCCGGACACCCAATCTCTGATTAATCTGGCGCCGGCGGATGTCAAAAAGGTCGGTCCGGCTTTTGATTTGCCGATTGCCCTGGGGATTCTGGCCTGCAGCGGAGCCCTTTCGCCGGAAGCGCTGCGGGACTATGTCGTCATCGGGGAACTGGCCCTCGACGGGCGGGTACGTCCGGTAACCGGGGTGTTGAGTATGGCGATGACGGCGGCCGCCGGCGGCTTTTCCAAAATGATTGTGCCGCTGGACAATGCCCGCGAGGCCGCTGTAGTCAAGGATATCGAGGTCTTTCCGGTCGGCTCGCTGGCCCAGACGGCGGCCCTGCTGAGCGGTCAGCTTCCGATTGAGCCGACGACCGTGGATTTGGAGGCCCTTTTTGAAGAATGCGGAACCTACGAGGTGGATTTTGCGGATGTCAAAGGGCAGGAGTCGGTCAAACGGGCCCTGACGATTGCCGCGGCGGGCGGGCACAATCTGATGATGATTGGACCGCCCGGAACCGGCAAAACCATGCTGGCCCAGCGAATGGCCACCATTCTGCCGCCGATGACCCTGCCGGAGTCGCTGGAAACCACGCAGATTTATTCAGCGGTGGGGCTCCTGCCCAAAGATAAGGCGCTGATTGCCGCTCGGCCTGTGCGGGCTCCGCATCATACCGCCTCCGGGCCTTCACTGGTAGGCGGCGGGACTCATCCGCGGCCGGGCGAACTGTCGCTGGCCCATCACGGCATTTTGTTCCTCGACGAGTTTGCTGAATTTCCCCGCCACGTGCTCGAAATGATTCGCCAGCCCCTCGAAGAAGGGCAGGTAACGGTTTCGCGTGCCAAGGGGACGCTCCGTTTTCCGGCCCGTTTTATTCTGATTGCCGCGATGAATCCCTGTCCGTGCGGCTATTTCGGCACGGCAATGCGGCGGTGTCGCTGCACCCCGACGCAGATTGAACGGTATATGGCGAAAATTTCCGGTCCTCTGATGGACCGAATGGATATCCATATTGATGTGCCGCCGGTGGAGTTTCGAAAGCTTCGCTCCCGGCGCAGCGGCGACGGCTCCGCCCAAATCCGTCTTCAGGTTCAGCAGGCCCGGCAGATTCAGCGGCAGCGCTTTGATCATCCCTTTATGACCAATGCGGCGATGGGCCATAAGCAGGTCGAGCAGTTCTGCACGCTCGATTCGACCTCCGAGATGATGCTTCGTCAGGCGATGACGGAGTTTGCCCTTTCGGCCCGAGCCCACGATAAAATCTGCAAGGTTGCCCGAACGATTGCGGATTTGGAGGGGGCGGAAAACATTCAGCCGGCCCATATTGCTGAGGCCGTCGGCTATCGGAAACTGGATCGGAAGTTATAGACGGAGATTGAACCCTGACGGATGAACCGGACTTGATGGAGGCGCAGACAGACAATCCGGTACAGCCCCGACATTCCGTTTCGCCGGCGTTTCTTTTGATGGTGGTTCTGCCGCCTCTGGCGGCGGTTTGGCTGGTCAACCGCTTTGTGCCGGAGCCGCCGGATGATGCGTCTCGACTGGCCGCGGCAGTCAAGATGCGCAATCCGGAAGCCGTCCGGACGGCTGTTGAACGCCTGCGCACCGAACATCCGGCGTCGCTGCCGTACCATATCCTTTATGCGGAGACGTTTTTTCAGAAGGACGGCGGAGCTTCCTCCGTTTCGGCTCTTTTCGAAGAATATGCCGGCTGGCTGAATGATTCGGAGCCGAACCGCCGCGACATCGGACGGCTGGTTTATGCTCTGATTCATATCAAAACCGGTCAGCTCATTCAGGCATCCGCGTATCTGCAGCAGATTGAAAATCCGCATTGGCCGTATGTGCATCTTTTTCTGGGACAGGCCCTGGCCGGACAGGGAAACTATTCACAAGCCCGGGCGGCATTTGAAGCGGAAATTCAGAACAGAGGACATACCGCCGCGGCCGTCAAAGAACTGGCTGACTTATTTGAGAAAACCCAGGATTCGCAGTCTTTGCGTCGGCTTTGCGAGAATCCGCATTTCCGGGCTTTTCTGCCCGCCCCCACCGTCCGCCGTCTGGCCCTCCGGAACAGACAGCCCCTTGTGTATGCCGCCGCCGTTTTTCGGCCGTTTCGGCAGGCGGCTCATCCGACCGGGATTGCCGCCGCATTTTTCATTCTGCTTCTTTGGGTTGGGTTTCTGCGGCGTCTGGATTTGTTTGAGCCGGAAAAAGCCCGCTGGGTCTGGTTGACCGTTCTGATGGGAATGGCCGCCTTGCTGCTGGTCTTTCCTCTGGGGGATTTGCTTGCCGTTTCCTTTTCGCTCCGACTGAATGTCAGTGCCGGCAGAGATTTGCTGTATTGTATCGTGGCAATCGGTCTGGCGGAGGAGGCTGTCAAACTGCTGCCGGTGCTGGTCATCCTGCGCTTTACGAAAGAAATCAATGAATCGATTGATTATTTGATTTATGCCTCGCTGGGAGCCCTTGGGTTTGCCTTTCTGGAGAATATTCTTTATTTTGACCGTTCCGGGCTGTCCCTTGTGAAAACCAGAGCGATGATGTGCTGTGTGGGCCACATGTTCTATACTTCTTTGGTGATGTATGGAGTCATTTTGGCCCGCTATGGACGTACGGGCACCGTCCGGCGCAATGTTCTGTTCTGTTTTCTGCTGGCATCTTTCCTCCACGGATTTTATGATTTCTTTCTGATAAGTCGGTTTGTCTGGAAAGAGGCGCGGCTGATTTCGGTCGGGCTGGTTTTTCTGGAAGTGCTTTTGTATGTTCGGATGCTGAATAATGCGCTCAATCAGTCCAAGTATTTTGATGCGGCGCAGGCATCTCGGCTTTTTCGTCTGCGAGAGCGGCTCGGTGCCGGACTGGTTGGGGTGGTGATGTTGGAGTATCTGGCGGCGGCTCTTGCAGTCGGGCCGTCGCTGGCGTATGAGCAGTTTCGCGGGACTATTTCGTTTACGTGGGTACTGGTTTTCTTCTTTGCCTCAGCGCTGGGGACCTACAATCTGCGACGGGGTTTCTGGCTTCCGTGGCTGCGAAAACCGAAGCTGCCCACCCAAAATCTTGTTGCAGGAGAGCAGTTATGAAAAAGTCGGTTCGGATTATGCCTTGTCTGGACATGCAGAACGGACGCGTCGTGAAAGGCGTGCATTTTGTGGATATCCGGGACGCCGGCGATCCGGTCGCCTGTGCGCAGGCCTACTGTGAGGCCGGGGCCGATGAGCTGGCTATGCTCGATATTACCGCCACGGTGGAAAACCGCCCGACACTGCTGGAGGTGGTCCGCCGCACGGCAGAGGCGGTTACAGTTCCTTTTACGGTCGGCGGCGGCATTACGGATGCCGCTTCAGCGGAAGCGGTTCTGGAGGCGGGAGCGGATAAAATCTCCGTCAGCAGTGCGGCCTTCCGAAGACCGTCCGTCATCGGAGAAATGGTCAAAGAGTTCGGTCCCGAGCGCATCACTGTAGCCATCGACGTGGACCGCAATCCGGCTCTGCCTTCCGGCTATGAGGTCTATATTGACGGCGGCCGCACTGCCACCGGAACGGATGCCCTCGAATGGGCCAAACGTGTGGATGGGTTCGGCGTGTCCGTCATCCTGCCGACCAGCAAGGCCGCCGACGGGGCCAAAACCGGATATGATTTGCCGCTTATCGAAGCGATTGCACGAAATTGTTCCGCGGAAGTCGTCGCCTCCGGCGGAGCGGGTACGATGGAGCATTTCTATCAGGCCGTTCAGGCCGGGGCCTCTATCCTTCTGGCGGCCTCCGTTTTCCATTTTCACCTGATCGATATTCCCCAGTTAAAACGCTATTTAAAAAGCAAGGGAGTTCCGGTCAGTCTGTCGGAAAAATAGAGTTTTATCGGACAGAAATTTCCGACAGCGGCTTTTCAGGGGGGCTCTGGAAAAGAGGTTATCCGAAGGTCTTTTCCTGCCGATGGATGGATAGAGACTTCGAAGTCGAAGACTTTATCGGAGCATTGTTTCGAGGAGTAAGATATTTCGGATATGGCCGCCGTAAGCCGTTCATCTCGAACAGGGCCGATTCTGATTCCGGAGCTGGAACTGGAACACTTTCAGCCGCCGGTTTCGGAGCCCGGTCCGGTCCGCCATCCGGTCGGTTCCGTTCGGTTTGGCTGGGTAGGGGCCGGGGCGGCCGGCTGCTGTCTGGCCGAATGGTTTTCTCGTCTCGGCTATGAAAAGGTCATTGCTGTCAGTTCCGATGCGGCACATCTCAAATCGCTCAATCTGCCGGAAAACCAAAAATGTCTCTGGCCCGCGGCTCTTCCAAAACGTCTCCGTTTCGGCAGTCCGAAAGAATCTCCCCGTGCCATCGGACGGGATTTATTCGGGAGAATGGAAGAGGTCTTTGGGGAAGATGCAGATTTTCTGATGCTGTGCCTGTCAGAGGACGAATCGGAAAAGGGCGGTTTGGTTTGTTCCCTGATGGATGTGGTGAACAGCTATGCCCGTCTGCTCAGTTTTCGACGTCCGGGACGCACCGCAGGCATTTTTTTATTCGAATTGCCGCATCTTCTCAACAGGTTTCACGGCCTTATCCGGCCTATGGTAGCGGCCGGTTCGCAGGTCGGCGGCGGACGCAGACAGGCGAATGAGGATTTCCTCCGCCGCCGTGCGGAATTGTTTGCTTTGTTTAATCGGTTCAGCGCTCAGCCGACGCCCTATTTGACATTTGATTCCATGGATTATCTGGATGTCCTGACGGCGGGCGGCTGGACGGTGATGGGAGAAAGCCGGCTGTCTGAACCGCCCGACCGAAGCAGCATTTCCCGAGCGGTCCGGCAGGCACTCGAACAATGCACGCTCGGCGGCCGATTCTCCCTGAAGCAGACACAGGCGGCGGCCTGCCTGATGGTCGGCGGACAGGAGATGATGGCCGATATTCCGGGGCTGCCGGATGTGCTGCTGTATGGTTTCGATGTCCTGACAGCCCTGCTCGGACGAGCCCGCGTTCATCGGGGCATTTACGAGGACCAGGACCCCTCCCTTCGCATTTATGTCCTCCTGAGCGGTCTGCAGCCGCAGTCCTGATGGGTTTTTCTCCTCTTGTTTCTTTTCTTAAAAGCGGATAATCTGTCCAGTCGTTCTTTTCAGGAGAAGACGATGCGTGCGGTTGTTCAGCGGGTCAAAAAAGCCGTCTGCCGAGTGGACGGGCAGATCACCGGACAGATTCAGCAGGGGCTTTTGGTCTTTGTCGGCATCGGTGCGGAGGATGCCGATGCGGATGCCGTTTATCTGGCCGACAAGATAGCTCATCTTCGTGTGTTTGAAGACGCCGACGGACGGATGAATCGGAATGTGCAGCAGGTCGGCGGCGGCGTGCTTCTAATCAGTCAGTTTACGCTCTACGGCGATTGTCGCAAAGGCCGCCGGCCGGATTTTACCGCCGCCGCGGGCCCGGAGAAGGCCCGGAAGATGTATGAAGAATTCATTGAACTGCTTCGGGCGAAAGGCCTGACGGTTCAGACCGGCATCTTTGCGGCGATGATGGAAATCGACTGCCTTCAGGATGGGCCGGTGACAATTCTGCTGGACAGCCGGCGGCTTTTTTAATTCAGTATGTGATTCGAAAATCTTTCCAGTTCGGATTATAGACCATTGGGCTGATTTGCTTGTCCCGCAGATACCCCACGAAATGCTCGCTGATTTCATTCAGACAGCCCTGCACGGCTTCGGGGGAGCCCTGAAAGACCGCTTCCACCGTCCCGTCGGGAAGGTTTCTCACCCAGCCGGTCAGGTTGTACCGCTCGGCAATCCGACGCGTTGTATAGCGAAACCCGACTCCCTGCACCCGTCCGGAAAAGATAACATGTTCGGCAATCGGTTCCATCTCAATCCGCCCAAATCACACGCCCCTGTGCCCATTGGTAAAGGGCTTCCACCCGCTCCCGCATCGTAACTGACAGCGGGACCGTATTGCGCACCGATTCGAGGAGAAGATCTGTATCCACCTCTTTTTTCTGGTGGAAGGCCTTGTACAGAGCCGAGAGAACGGCCTGCTCAATCTCCGAACCGCTGAATCCTTCGGCCGCCTCCGCCAGGGCCTCCAAATCAAACTCTTCCGGCTTCCGCTTGCGTTTTTTCAGATGAATCGCAAAAATTTCCCGCCGTACCTCTTTGCCGGGCAGGCCGACAAAAAAGATTTCATCAAACCGGCCCTTTCGCAGCAGTTCCGGCGGCAGGGCCTCAATGTCGTTGGCCGTGGCCACCAGAAACACCGGCTGCTTGTGTTCCTGCATCCAGGTCAGCAGCGTCGCAAACATCCGTTTGCTCAGCCCGCCGTCCGTGCTTTGGCTGGCGGCGGAGGCAAACGCCTTTTCAATCTCATCAATCCACAAAATCGCCGGCGACATCGCCTCAATCTGGCGCAGCGCCTTTCGCAGGTTGTTTTCCGATTCGCCGATATACTTGTTGTAAAGGGTTCCGCAGTCGAGCCGAAAGAGCGGCTGACGCCACGCCGCCGCAATCGCTTTGGCACACAAACTCTTCCCCGCTCCCTGCACGCCGAGGATGAGAATCCCCCGCGGCGGGGTCAGTCCGAATTCAGCCGCCTGAGGACTGAAGGCCTTTTCGCGGGTTGCCAGCCATTCTTTTAAGTTTTTCATCCCGCCGATTTCGTCCAGCGTCAGGGGGGCCTCGACATATTCCAGCAGAGCATCGGCCTCCAGAAGGCGGCGTTTGCCGGCGATAATCCGGTTGACGTCCTCATCATCCAGCCGGTGGTCGCCCGCCACGGCCTCCTCCACCACCCGGCGGGCCTGGCGAATCGAAAGCCCCCGCAGATTCCGAATGATGGCCTTCAGGCCCTGTTTGCTTAAGCCGATTTCCAGCGGGGTTTTGTTGTGGATTTGACGCAGGGTATTTCGAAAAACGTTTTCCAGTTCTTCTTCACTCGGCAGCGACAGCTCAAACCGCCGGCTGTAGCTGCGGATGCACTCCGGCAGACAATCCTCCCCGTCAATCAGAATCAGAACATTCTGGTTAAGTTCAACCCGATGGATGGTGTCCCGCAGCATCCGCAGAATCAGATGAGACTGAAGATACCTGCCCAAATCCAGCGCAACGCAGAACGTGCGGGAAGGCAGGTTGCAGAACTCCTTGAGTCCCTCTTCCGGAGACGGGTTTTCCGTTTTGCCGCCCAGCACCGGGTGGAGGCCGTCTCGGCTGCCGCGTCCGACGGACCAAATCCGCATCTTCCAGTCCAGGATTTGAGCGGCCTTGCGAATGAGCTCGAGGGCCTGATGCTCCTCATAGGTGACAATCGAAAGGCAGCTGACCCCGCCTTCCACCAGCCGGAGCAGTTCCTGAACATCATTCATCGCTGTTTCTGACTTGGCCATCCTGATTGGTATGGTACCGGCGGACCGCAAAATTTCAAGTTTTTTCATCGGCGGCTTCGGGCGGCTTTTTCCGAGAACTGCGGCCGGACAGGGACCGTAAGAATATATTGTGAAACATGCGAAAACAAAACGATGGTTTCTGTGGTTGTGCTGTGTTTGGCCGATGATTTCGTCGGCACACGCTCGCAGGGAGGCCGCCATGATTCCCTATTCGCTGACAAAGTACGCACAAACAGTCCTGAAAATCCAGGACCCCAATCAGCTCCTATCGCTGCCGGCGGCGACCTTTGGGGCCGGCTGCTACTGGGGTGTTGAACAGGCCTTCCGTGAGGTTCCCGGTGTGGCCGCGACGGCCGTTGGGTTTATGGGCGGACGAATCGAAAATCCGACGTATGAGCGGGTCTGCCGCGGCGATACCGGCCATGCGGAGGTTGTTCAGCTGCGATATGACCCCAATGCGGTTTCTTATATTCAGCTGCTGACGGTCTTTTTTGAAATCCACAATCCCACCCTGAAGAACCGCCAGGGCAACGACATCGGCACACAGTATCGCTCGGTCATTTTTATCCATAATCCGGAACAGGAAAAAGCCGTCCGGACAGCTATAGCCGATTTAAACAAAAGCGGCCGGTATCGTCGGCCGATTGTTACGGAAATTGTTCCGGCCGGCACATTTTGGCCCGGTCCCGAATCCCACCAGCGCTATTTGGAAAAGAATCCGGCGGGCTATTGTCATATTCACTTTCCGGTCCCTGTTATCGAAGAGCTGAAGAAATCTGTCCCCGCCGAGCCCAATCAGGTTCCTTCAAAAAAGGAAGATTGACTTTTTGACAGCAGTGCCGTTCAATCTGCGGCCATGAAATACAAAGGAATCCTATTTGATTTGGACGGTACGCTGGTCGATACGCTCGAGGATTTGACCGATGCAATGAATTGGGGCCTTCAGCAGCTCGGTTTTCCGACGCATTCGCCCCAGGCCTGCCGAGAGATGATTGGCTACGGCACCCGCGAATTTGCCCGCAGGGCCTTGCCGGCCGGTCAGGAGCATTTGACCGAACGGCTCCAGTCTTTGATGCTGAACTATTATCACCATCATTGTCTTGAGAAGACCCGTCCCTATGACGGTCTGCAGGAGGTTTTGCCTCGTTTGAAACAGCTGGGGGTGCAGCTGGCGGTCATCTCCAATAAAAACCATCCCCAAACGGTCAAGATTGTCGAGTATTATTTCGGTCCGCGTACCTTTGATTTTATTTGCGGAATGTCGGACTCTTTCCGTCCCAAACCCGCCCCTGATATGGCTCTGGCGGCTCTAAATGCCCTTTCGCTAACCCCGTCACAAGTCCTTCTTGTAGGCGATAGTGATATGGATATCCTCACGGCTCGTGCCGCCGGCATAGAGCCCGTCGGCGTCAGCTGGGGATTTCGTCCTGTCGAACGGCTCAAAGAAGCCGGGGCGGCGAAGATTTTAAATCATCCTCAGGAAATTCTCACCCTGTTGTAATTGGGGTTGACGTTTAAGGTTTGGTTTTTTACAATAATGAAAGAAGGATGCTCCCGCGAGAAATTCACCGCTAAAGGGTTCTTTTTTGCAGAAAGTGAAACCACAGGGGTCGGCGGGGAGAAACTATGCGCGACCCATGTCAATTTTGTCATTGGCGGGCCCGGAAGGAGAAGTTTCCGAAGACGAAAACCCCTCATTCAGGCGAAAATCACATTTTGAATCCAGTTGAGGAGGAACCGCCAAACCGGTCTTTTGTTTTTGGGGGATGGACGGAGGTCATCGAGAGTCACTCGGATGCCCTGTTTCTTTTTGACGAACAATTTTCCTGTCTTTATGCCAATCGGTCGGCTGTCTCTTTTCTGCGGCAATGCGGACAGGGTCGAAAATCCTGGAATCTTTGCGACAGGGCTCAGAACCAGCCGGAGCCGTTTGCTCTCTGGCTTCAGAAAGTTCAGCAGATTTTCCGCACAGGCAGACGAGCCCAATTCCTTTCTGAATTGAGGCATCAGGAGCCAATGAAAATCCTGCAGACGGAATGCATTCCCGTTCGAGATTCCACCCAAAAGGTTCACGCGGTTATCCTTTTGTGCCGAGACATTACGGAATACAAAAAGATGCAGGAACAGCTGGCGGAGCAGGAAAACAAATACAAAGAACTGTATAATCAATCCCCGATCGGTCTGTACCGAACGCGGGTCAGCGACGGCAAGCTGCTTGAATGCAACAGAGCCCTGGCGGATTTATTGGGCTACAGCAGCGTCGAAGAGTGTACGGCGGAGCATTATTCGGTTCATCATTATGTCCAGCCGCAGCAAAGGCAAATCTTGTTAGAGCGTCTGAAGAAAGAGAAAAAAATCACGGGCTTTGAAATCCAGGTTCGCCGGGAGGATGGAAAAATTATTTGGGTGGAAATAACAGCAGAGCTCTATCCGAACGAGGGGTATATTGAAGGGGCGATGAGGGAGATTACCGCGGCCAAGATTCTTACGGAGACAGAGAAGAGGATTCTCGAACTTGTCATGCAGGGCAAAAGCAGCCGACAGATTGCCAGAGAGATGTTTCGCTCTGTACGAACCATTGAAGACCATCGTGCGCACATTATGCACAAACTGAATGCCCATAATCTGGTGGAATTGGCGGCAGCAGCCCGATCATTGTCAAAACAAAAATAGACAAAAAAGAGGTATGATGGTTTTTATAGAAAATCCCGTAGTTTCCACGATTGTTAGGTCGGCGGAGTTCGGTTAATCTTAAACATAATAGGTTATTATGGAGAGGAGAGGGTGAGGGAAGATATTCCCCAATTATCTCCTCGTAAGTGGAAAAGCGGCTTTGTTTTGGAAAGGAGTGAGGAAATGAAGAATGGGATTGTATGTCTGGCAGCGGCTCTAATCCTTTTAGGGTCGCTGGGGGCGGAAGGGGCACTGTATTTTAGCCCCGATCTGTCCACAATCGCGGGGATGAGCAAAACATGGGATGCGGCAAACACCACGTCTTCAGACCTGACAGTTCAGAACGTAGGCATGGCAATCCGATTTTCCTGCCTGCTTCAATCTGGAGACGGGACGGCGGACGGCTGGGCCTCGATGGGGGTCGGATATGATTGGCCGCCGCCGGCAGGATTGCAGGACTTAAGCGGCTATGATGGGTATGCCCTTAACTTCCTGAATACCAACAACAGTGCCCGGTTTGTCAATCTCTATCTGAACACCGGCTGGACCGACCCGCCCTACAATGAACCGGATAATTTTTATCAAAGCGACTGGGTTGAGCTGCTGCCGGGTCAGATGACAACAATCATCCTCGATTTTTCCGCTGTAGGGGCTGTGAATCTCCATCATGTAACCAATATCGGATTCCAGGTTGGAGCTAATATGGATGAGTATCCCTATTGGGCCCCGACGAATCCCTCGAATCCGGACTGGTATCACATTGATGTGTCCCCGATTCCCGAACCGGCTAGTCTCGGCTTGATAGGACTGGGACTTTGGCTGGTCGGGCGTAAAAAATAAACGTTTCAGGCAGGGATTCGCCTGGAAAAGAGGTTCCTTTCAGCAAGGAACCTCTTTTTTTGTATCTGTGCTGGAAAACCTTGTCGAAAAAGGTCTTTTTTGGTAGATTGCCGGCTGGCGGATTACAGAAAAAACAAGGTCCGGAATCGAGGTATTTTATGAAAGTTTTGCTGGTCGGCAGCGGGGGGCGGGAACACGCAATCGCCTGGAAATTAAGTCAATCCAAACAGCTCAAGCAGCTGTATATTGCCCCGGGCAATCCCGGTACAGCGGAAGTCGGCACCAATGTAGAGATTGCCGACACCAATCTTGACGGTTTGGTTTCCTTTGCCAAGGACAAGCGGATAGACCTGGTGGTGGTCGGACCGGAGGACCCGCTGGCCGCCGGGCTTGTCAACCGGCTGGAAGCGGAAGGAATTTTGGCATTTGGGCCGACACAGGAAGCTGCACGGCTGGAGGCCGACAAGGCCTTTGCCAAGCATATCATGCGGGCCAACAGCATTCCGACTGCCGAAGCCAGAATCTTTACCCATTATGAAGACGCCAAAATGTATATCGCCAGCCGGGATGAACCCGTCGTCGTCAAGGCCGCCGGTCTGGCCAAAGGCAAGGGAGTTTTTGTCTGCGATGACCCCGCGGACGGCATCCTGGCTGCCGAGAAGATTATGGTCAATAAAATCTTCGGCGATGCGGGCAATACCATTGTGGTGGAAGATAAGCTGCTCGGGCAGGAGGCCTCGGTTCTGGCTTTCGTGGACGGGCGGACGATTTATGTGATGGAAAGCGCGCAGGACCACAAACCCATCGGAGAACAGGATACCGGGCCGAATACCGGCGGGATGGGGGCCTACAGTCCGGCCCCGATTGTCACGGATGCCCTGATGGACCAGATTATCCGGGAAATTCTTGTGCCCCTCGTCGATGGAATGAACCGCAACGAAACGCCTTACAAAGGGGTGCTGTATGCGGGGCTGATGATTACGCCGGGCGGGCCGCGTGTGCTCGAATTCAATGCCCGATTCGGTGACCCGGAAACCCAACCCATCCTGATGCGGATGAAAAGCGACCTTTTGGAAGTGATGGAGGCCGTCTGCCGAGGCCGTCTGTCCGATGTTACGATAGAGTGGGACCCCCGGCCTGCTGTGTGTGTCGTGATGGCCTCTCAAGGCTATCCGGATGCCTACGAGAAGGGCAAGGTGATTACCGGTCTGGAGGAGGCATCTCGGCTGAAAGATGTCAAAGTCTTCCATGCGGGCACGGCCAAACGCGATGGACAAATCGTCACGGCCGGCGGGCGGGTGCTGGGGGTGACAGCGATGGGACAGACGATTGCCGACGCCAAAAAACGCGCCTATGAGGCCGTTTCATTGATTCATTTTGAGGGGGCTTATTACCGCAGAGATATTGCCGATAAGGCCCTGCGGTAGTCTGGACTGCGGCAAAGCAGAGAGCCGGTTTCCGATGAAGGTCAAGACCTATATCCGATGGCTTCACCCGCGGCGGGTCAGCCGATTGGCCGAGCGGGTTGCATGGATAGGCGGACTGGCAATCGGATTCCTTTTTTTGTTTTATTTGGCATCTGATTGGTTCCTCACTCCGAAACTGAAGCGGATTTTGGAATCCGGGACCGGTGCGGCGGTCTGTCTGGAGCATGTTCGTTGGCGAAGCCCCTTTACCCTGCGGCTGACCGGATTGATTCTGGCGGAAGATGCCGCCTGTCCTCAGGAAACGCTGCTTTTCTGGGCGGAACAGGCGGATTGCGTTTTGTCGTGGAAGCAGCTGCTGCGGCTGGATGTTCAGCCCCAGCGGATTCGAATCAAAAGGGCGGCGGCGGAACTGCGGTACGACGCCGATTCCAAACAGTGGAATCTGAACCTTTTCAAATCGGCCGGAAAGGGAAAACGGCCCGTCCGAATACCTGACATCATTATAGAAGCAGGCC is part of the Anaerohalosphaeraceae bacterium genome and encodes:
- a CDS encoding PEP-CTERM sorting domain-containing protein — encoded protein: MKNGIVCLAAALILLGSLGAEGALYFSPDLSTIAGMSKTWDAANTTSSDLTVQNVGMAIRFSCLLQSGDGTADGWASMGVGYDWPPPAGLQDLSGYDGYALNFLNTNNSARFVNLYLNTGWTDPPYNEPDNFYQSDWVELLPGQMTTIILDFSAVGAVNLHHVTNIGFQVGANMDEYPYWAPTNPSNPDWYHIDVSPIPEPASLGLIGLGLWLVGRKK
- the purD gene encoding phosphoribosylamine--glycine ligase, producing MKVLLVGSGGREHAIAWKLSQSKQLKQLYIAPGNPGTAEVGTNVEIADTNLDGLVSFAKDKRIDLVVVGPEDPLAAGLVNRLEAEGILAFGPTQEAARLEADKAFAKHIMRANSIPTAEARIFTHYEDAKMYIASRDEPVVVKAAGLAKGKGVFVCDDPADGILAAEKIMVNKIFGDAGNTIVVEDKLLGQEASVLAFVDGRTIYVMESAQDHKPIGEQDTGPNTGGMGAYSPAPIVTDALMDQIIREILVPLVDGMNRNETPYKGVLYAGLMITPGGPRVLEFNARFGDPETQPILMRMKSDLLEVMEAVCRGRLSDVTIEWDPRPAVCVVMASQGYPDAYEKGKVITGLEEASRLKDVKVFHAGTAKRDGQIVTAGGRVLGVTAMGQTIADAKKRAYEAVSLIHFEGAYYRRDIADKALR
- a CDS encoding PAS domain S-box protein encodes the protein MNPVEEEPPNRSFVFGGWTEVIESHSDALFLFDEQFSCLYANRSAVSFLRQCGQGRKSWNLCDRAQNQPEPFALWLQKVQQIFRTGRRAQFLSELRHQEPMKILQTECIPVRDSTQKVHAVILLCRDITEYKKMQEQLAEQENKYKELYNQSPIGLYRTRVSDGKLLECNRALADLLGYSSVEECTAEHYSVHHYVQPQQRQILLERLKKEKKITGFEIQVRREDGKIIWVEITAELYPNEGYIEGAMREITAAKILTETEKRILELVMQGKSSRQIAREMFRSVRTIEDHRAHIMHKLNAHNLVELAAAARSLSKQK
- a CDS encoding HAD family hydrolase is translated as MKYKGILFDLDGTLVDTLEDLTDAMNWGLQQLGFPTHSPQACREMIGYGTREFARRALPAGQEHLTERLQSLMLNYYHHHCLEKTRPYDGLQEVLPRLKQLGVQLAVISNKNHPQTVKIVEYYFGPRTFDFICGMSDSFRPKPAPDMALAALNALSLTPSQVLLVGDSDMDILTARAAGIEPVGVSWGFRPVERLKEAGAAKILNHPQEILTLL